In one Diabrotica virgifera virgifera chromosome 5, PGI_DIABVI_V3a genomic region, the following are encoded:
- the LOC126884927 gene encoding uncharacterized protein LOC126884927: MPRRKKGGDLASSAAKRRKQKEHRRNETEEEREARLQNQLTRMRTLRSTKNEERKENESIEESRILKDNLTKEAFHYEPTKKYYNHKHVVIGKMDNILLKYFYK, encoded by the coding sequence ATGCCTAGACGTAAAAAAGGAGGAGATCTTGCCAGTTCTGCAGCGAAACGGCGGAAACAAAAAGAACATAGAAGAAATGAAACGGAAGAAGAGCGCGAAGCACGTTTACAAAATCAACTAACTAGGATGAGAACTCTGAGAAGCacaaaaaatgaagaaagaaaAGAGAACGAAAGTATAGAAGAATCgagaattttaaaagataatttaaCAAAGGAAGCATTCCACTACGAACCGACGAAAAAATATTACAATCATAAACATGTTGTGATCGGAAAAATGGATAACATTTTGCTAAAATACTTTTACAAATAG